The DNA sequence GGGAGGCCGCGGCGAAGGAGGAGGCATGAGCGGCGCGGAGCGACCCCTGCAGCGCGCATTGCGCATCGCCCGGGTGGTGGGGGCGATGCTCGCCATCACCCTGCTCGGCGTTTGGGTCGCCAACCGCTGGCTGCTGCCCCGGCAGGTCGGCGTCGACGAGGCCTTTCCGATGCCCGTCCTCGAAGGCAGCTCGAAGGAGGAGGTCTACAGCCTCTGCGCGCGCAAGGGGCTCGTCCTCAGCGAGCGGCCGCCCGAGTTCGACGCCTCGCTGCCGGCCGGCTACCTGCTGCGCCAGCACCCGGCGGCGGGCACGCAGATCAAGGCCGGCCGCCGCGTGACGGCGGTCTTCTCGGCCGGGCCGCGGATGGTCGCCGTCCCCGATCTGCGCGGGCAGAGCGAGCGGCAGGCCCGCCTCAGCCTCGAGGACCTCGGCCTCCTGCCGGGGGACATCCTGCGCAGTCCCGGCGACCAGCCGGCCGGCGGCATCCTCAGCACGCGGCCGGGGCCGGGCGCGCGCGTCACCCTGGGGGCCCGTGTCGATCTGCTGCTCAGCGACGGCGATGGGAGCCGCGGTTTCCTGATGCCCGATCTCACGCGCAAGCCCCTGGACACCGCCCTCGCCCTGCTCGCCGATGCCGGGCTCGGCAAGCCGCAGATCCGCTATCGCAGCGCGCCCGGACGCGGCGCGGGCAGCATCCTCGCCCAGACGCCTGCCGCGGGGACACGCCTGGAGAAGGGGGACGCGATTGA is a window from the bacterium genome containing:
- a CDS encoding PASTA domain-containing protein — protein: MSGAERPLQRALRIARVVGAMLAITLLGVWVANRWLLPRQVGVDEAFPMPVLEGSSKEEVYSLCARKGLVLSERPPEFDASLPAGYLLRQHPAAGTQIKAGRRVTAVFSAGPRMVAVPDLRGQSERQARLSLEDLGLLPGDILRSPGDQPAGGILSTRPGPGARVTLGARVDLLLSDGDGSRGFLMPDLTRKPLDTALALLADAGLGKPQIRYRSAPGRGAGSILAQTPAAGTRLEKGDAIELVVASRSD